The genomic stretch aacgcATAATCGATTAGTTTACTTTTTTGACTGGGACAGATCTAGGTTTTTGAATTTGGTTATCCCTGATCCCAACACTAATATTTCAAGCCGGTGTctcatgtaataaaaaaagtcgTTCTGTCCCTCCCTAGTCAGCAGTCAACATTAGTTGCATtaacaagaagaagaagaacagtagATAGAGAAGTAATATATTCTGAGCTTTCTCGTTCTTTAGTTCAGATTTTGgagtgttattttataatatgtgatgGCTGTCTGTTTCTGCAAGGGCGTTGCAAACAGGATTGTCACTTCTTATTTAGTGAAAGGTAATCTAAGTCACTTGAATAATACTGTATTATAGATCATAGCTGTagttatatcttttttttaattacataacctCTATCTTTAATAACCTAACCTAGCAGTTTAAATCCGCTAATTATGCAATATTATAGCCTTCCTACTtgctattatttactattattgcctagttttctttaaattatgttcttattctgtttaattaagataaaaatgttcCACTTCATAAAGAAATCAATAAGTTAATATGAAGGAAACATGTCTATAATAAATGTAATGGGTAGGGAAGATAGGTGGGCCCGGTTTTCTTACTttgaaattatcaaacaatattgaaTAATTGTAACCATGGATATAATCAaccaaaactaattaatttgtacaatatctaAATCATCTATGCCAAATGTAAGCACATTTTCAGATTTTTACCCTTTCAATACCAGACATGTTCTTGGAATGTTAGTCAATTATTATGCTAAAGGTAGTGTTTGAGGGTGTTATCCAAAAGTGCTGTGTCATTTTTAGCAGTTTGTATagggttattttaaaatgtggtaaCTTTGTTCTTTATTGgtgaatttttgtaatatttttgttgttgaaagatgtgtgtattaacattaaatataggTTGCTAAAAACTTCTTATACtactagaaaaaaacaaaataacaagaacatctaaaaaatatttttttaatttttaggattGATACTGAAATAAGTGCTCAAAAAATTCTCACACTCAATAAAGTCAAACACACTAAATaacactaattttttataaaattatcacataaaataaaattaacggaactttgggattataccgaccacaccagtatgaagaacacaaaactataaatttatagaaacaaacatgatagaacgaaaaaacaactctgtaattacaaaattacaaacttataaGCATTTCCAcctattgtgatcggtattgttgtcgctgttatcttatctttctcgagaatcctgattacggcaggccgcgcggcatcacatgatttgcacggtacataattgcctttccattacaattcaatttatatttctgatcagcccctctaaaatttgatattttactgacaggtaatatctcgagggatatttttctttcgttgacatcatcagcgcgggcttcggcagcacctttggtgccggaggcactcgcattttgggtggcagaatgtgatcaagaataaaaacgagtttgagtgttttttcaataaagagtttagttttagtttggtaatgtttgtttttgttgaatttttgtgtttggataaatgtagaggtaaaacacggaagtacaacaaagcaacgcgactctgcaatcacgttatctactaaaCCGCTCGACtctgacctctgtctgaggatggggaggggtttgcgataagacaattcctgttttatatcgacgaaatattgttttacgctaatctagtaatcagtagaagcaaaatgtcaaataacgattcatgtctgggtgtggtcagtataatcccaaagtaccaaattaacatagcatttttttactttttatgaggAACTAAAATGGATATCTTGATTAGCAAATGTCCATTTCCTTTACTAACTTTACTACTTTTTTTAGTGTTATCCATACGAAATCAtgatatactaaaacaaaaataattacttgaaAAACCTTAGAATTTCATGAAATTTGGTATGAAGGTAGTGTTcatataaattaggaaaattgCCAATTTTCACACAAATATTTCAAAcggttttaaaattatagctaTGTTGTTTCTCTAAATCTACCGAAAAACCGGaaccaacatattttaaaatcatcataGCTGTTCTCCTAATTGAGCTAGACAGATGGGAGTGGTGTCATTTTACTCAGATTTAAATGCTCTTTCTTTTGATATACAACACAACATACTTTGTCAAAAAAatggttcaaaaaataaaattcaaaattttgattttattttctcaaaaagtgcatttttgaaaaaaaatcctttaaatagtttattttttggtaagtgattctcaaaaatttaaagtgaaaggCTGAAGGGTtcatagttaaatattaattcaagaaAGGGTGTttacaagtttttgtaaaaatgtcatactACATATCCTTACTTTACGTAATTTCATTACAATGGtgattattatagttttaatttgagtACTTAAAAGAGGGTTGTCCCTAAGATAGCAATTTAGTTATGTACCATCATTTGTTTATCAATTAGGtaatatgtttaactattaaaattaaagtttgtagGCTACCCTATTCTCTGTTAATTGCCTGTATATTACAAATGCACAGTtcaaatttttcttgaaattgaccattaaacaaattttgaagcTGAATCACAGAGTTGAAGTTCATATTAACATTCTATATCATAGAGATATTTTGTGTGAGCGAATTCAGATGTTTATTTAGTGTTCATGCTTACCTGAGTAAGCATCTTACCACTAATACTTAACATTAAGTAACAATACAGCAGTACTCATTATGTAGCAGTAAAGAAAAGATAAGTTTAGGGGTTGTTCCTAGATCCTTAGAAGAGTTTCtgtctgaaattttatttttcttaatttttttccaataactGAACTGTTATAAATACTTAAAGAAATGCATAAAGCCAGATATCAGATGATAATAATAAGATACATGATCATGTAGATGGTCAGCTAAATGGATGTCTATTGtgtcattaatatatacatttaaaaatagcaaaGGACCAAGACAAGAACCTTAAGGAACTCTCGTGTCCACTCTGAAGGGTTTGGAGAGCTCTCATGAAGTTAACTCTGAGAGttcgattttttttaataagagtttAACCAATTTAAGAGTCTTCCTGAGAGTTAAGCTTGAGGAGAAGTTTGTCGTGATCAATGTTTGTCGTGATCAATACTGTCAAATGTCTTCGAAAAGTAAAACTAAATGCTATAAACATGATTGGTATCTCTTGTCCTAGAGGATGAGATGAGTTGGTGAACCTTctccttaaaaatataatgaggaatgtactatatttaattaagttcAAAACAGTGTGACTTCAAAGCCTAAACATTTTGCAAATTTTGAACCTTATGCCTGTattcaatttaaagatataatgttattatttcctAAAAACCCTAAAAGAggtcaataataaaataagcaagATAGGACTTTATATGaccttttttacttattttgatttgaaaaatcaagtggtgaagtttgatagagtaatttatgGACAACCTGTATATAAATATGTGCATGTATGTGTTGAATAGCTATGCAGTCATCATGACATATGTTCATTGGTCATCTTAggaaatcaaaatatttgaagAGGTGAagtcaaaattgtaaaattctacaaagtttataaaagttaatataatgaaaatatgacCTTAAAGACGATCTGAGTAATTTGTCACGTAAGTTGCATTTCAAAATATCCtccaaaaatctttttattttttaaacttttaaaaattttcaaataaaataaactattacataaaaagttatgtctgtactataaaacaaaattttaacccACGTGCCACATTCTTTATCCCATTAAATGGTATTAAAATGGCATTTAATTCATTTGCATTTTAAAAGTCTTTGAAAAGATTTAGTTTACACTTTCTCATTTTTTAGCATtatatttagtcatttttatacTACAAACAGTTTTATAGAGAATAGTTTGGGAAATTGTTTGGATCTTGATGTTTTCAATTTTAGTGTTTTGTACATTTTGgcattttattttggttaaaacgCCACACAAGGCAGTAATTCATTGTAAAATGGCTGGTTTAACACATTTACTGCAATGGACGCACATTAATACCATCTCGGCTTTCCTACAAGTCGATACATAACTTGTGTCATAATGAAGGtgttaaacaatgtatttttttactggagatttatcatagtttaacacattgactacgGTGGACACACATTAATACTATCCTGCCTTTCCCAAAGTCGGTACGTAACCCGTGTAGCAGTGAAGGTGCTATATTGATTATGAAAGTAGTGTCAGCGATGGAACTGTGTTTCTCCTGTCCACAGTACTCTACTGTCAGTACACTTTTGCAGCTTCCAGCTTACCTCAGTACACCGGCTGTGGAAAAAAGTGTTCATATAGTGGTTAAAGTGATGAGGAAAAGACTGAACTGAGTCTAAAATCTGGCAAAAGGTGGGTGTCTGATAAGATAGAGAGGCTTGCAGCAGATACATGTTAatataaaggaaattaaattcTGACTGACAATACAAGAAGAAAGTTAGCAGAGAAATCAAGCAGAAAATGATTAGGTGCTGAAAGAGTCTTGGGTGCTCTAGACAATCTGACAGCATCGTCAGAACCATCGgaaatttaattgtaaagtataaaTCAGGGAATGTAAAACCTGTAAAAGATTAAAACTTGTAGAAACAAGATCTATTTACAATTGCATATAAACAGCTGAACAATTTCATAATTCCTGTACTCTAGTAGCTTTACAATTGAACAAAGatgaatattgtaattttgtttagtgATGACTGTTGAACACCACAAGATTATGTAAACACTGTTTGTTGGAAGTGACTCCAAGTGACGTATGTTGCAGACTGAGAGCTGACAACTATTAGAATGGCAGTTGAAGTGGACTTGGTTGAATATCTCAGTGACCTACTGGCCAGTGGTGACACAAGAGGTGTGAAGACGTTTATCAATGAAGACACATTTGAGAGTGTGCTGAAAGAGAGAGCAAATGATGTAATTCCGATTGCGTCTTACTACATCAATCAAGCGGCAATGCAAGATAACCCGGCAGTGTTCCGTTACTCagaaaaaattcttcaaaaatgtGCAGAAATCGGTAACCCCAAAGAGTGCTTGATGGAATACCTCGCTCAGGTCGAGAGTCTGGACGTgatcaagtttaaaattttattgaaacccATTCAAACCACTGTGCTTCGAATTCCCAACAGGAAAAGTCCATTGATGCAATGTGTGTTCAATGtggtttatacttttataaattctttGCCTCTGCCCCAATTCCAAAATTTAGATGAGAAGTCAAAGTTGTTGTTGGACTGTGATGACAACGTTCAGCGAATAAGAGATGTGTACTGTCTCATTGTGCAATTTTATGAACCATTTGTGAATGAAATCAGTGACAATCAAAATATAGATAAAAGGGTGAAAATGGTGCTACTTCAAGCTCTCTTACATCTGCTGGGTAATCCACTCATTCATGTTGACTTGGAATACAATGAGAGAAGTTCGAGTAAGTTAAGTGTACTAGCATCTAAAATTGTTGCCTTCATCCTGAAGTTAAAAAGTGACCCGTTGGCATTTCTGGCATTAGTGGAAAATAATGAGTTGATCAATGTTGATGAAGAAAGAGTTTTGATTAAAGAGTTTTCATCTAATGAGATCAAATTTTCTGATTTGTCACTGTCCTCTTTTTTCTATCttgttttttgtgaaaatatgtgTAAATCTTTTCCTCATGTGTATGATAAATTGTATGTGTACCAAAACGGTCTGAAATTGGCTAAAACTCTTCTTCAGTACAAGGAAACTTTGGTACTTCATAAAGGTTTACTGTTGACTCAAGCGATTTTGGAAACTGTAGAAATAGGCAGTGTgaaattctcttatttgaattcTAGGACACACAAGGAAATAATAGAACTGTTATCAAATATTGCTGTGTACCATGAAATCAAAGAGAATAGAAAGCTGTCAGCAGAGTTGATCAAAAAGCATTTCTTTACTTTTGATCCAAAGGGTCAGTTTTACATCTTGTTGAACGTCAGTAAAAGTGTCCAACACCCGAACCTGGTTGGGCTTTTCACTACACTAGTAACCGATTCAGTTAGGAACACT from Homalodisca vitripennis isolate AUS2020 chromosome 2, UT_GWSS_2.1, whole genome shotgun sequence encodes the following:
- the LOC124353613 gene encoding glomulin-like isoform X1, translated to MAVEVDLVEYLSDLLASGDTRGVKTFINEDTFESVLKERANDVIPIASYYINQAAMQDNPAVFRYSEKILQKCAEIGNPKECLMEYLAQVESLDVIKFKILLKPIQTTVLRIPNRKSPLMQCVFNVVYTFINSLPLPQFQNLDEKSKLLLDCDDNVQRIRDVYCLIVQFYEPFVNEISDNQNIDKRVKMVLLQALLHLLGNPLIHVDLEYNERSSSKLSVLASKIVAFILKLKSDPLAFLALVENNELINVDEERVLIKEFSSNEIKFSDLSLSSFFYLVFCENMCKSFPHVYDKLYVYQNGLKLAKTLLQYKETLVLHKGLLLTQAILETVEIGSVKFSYLNSRTHKEIIELLSNIAVYHEIKENRKLSAELIKKHFFTFDPKGQFYILLNVSKSVQHPNLVGLFTTLVTDSVRNTFIDKELKIYFTGKRLFDLLRIFCLLSKGAETDLVENKDQILSALNLIIFLTRRDRDNSTGVWSYVTDILKIFLDPLREAIDLSRAHYKLQLESLDDPLKTEDGAELSVTVGNQVLDQMSKEDKQTVLNSGLTVFDLMEHLLCRANECIEDRPQL